Proteins from a genomic interval of Ralstonia wenshanensis:
- a CDS encoding Re/Si-specific NAD(P)(+) transhydrogenase subunit alpha: MHIGIPQETRADETRVAATPETVKKYVALGHQVTVQSGAGVAAAQPDDAYVAAGAKIGTAAEALGAQIVLKVRSPEAAELAQMQPGAVLIGMLNPFDDENTARLAAANVTAFALEAAPRTTRAQSMDVLSSQANIAGYKAVMVAANYYQRFMPMLMTAAGTVKAARVLILGAGVAGLQAIATAKRLGAVIEASDVRPAVKEQIESLGAKFLDVPFLTDEEREIAQGVGGYARPMPPDWMRRQAELVHTRATQADIVITTALIPGRRAPTLLSEATVQAMKPGSVVVDLAAAQGGNCPLTEADRVVVKHGVTLVGYTNLPSMVAADASALYARNVLDFLKLIIDKDGGLNINREDDIVAACLLSQAGQVVRAPAATSAAK; this comes from the coding sequence ATGCACATCGGCATCCCGCAGGAGACGCGGGCGGACGAGACGCGCGTTGCCGCGACCCCGGAAACGGTGAAAAAGTACGTGGCGCTTGGCCATCAGGTGACGGTGCAATCGGGTGCCGGCGTGGCCGCCGCCCAGCCCGACGACGCATATGTCGCGGCCGGCGCCAAGATCGGCACCGCGGCCGAGGCGCTTGGCGCGCAGATCGTGTTGAAGGTGCGCTCGCCGGAAGCCGCCGAACTGGCGCAGATGCAGCCGGGCGCGGTGCTCATCGGCATGCTCAACCCGTTCGATGACGAGAACACGGCCCGCCTCGCTGCTGCCAACGTCACCGCGTTCGCGCTGGAAGCCGCGCCGCGCACCACGCGCGCGCAGAGCATGGACGTGCTCTCCTCCCAGGCCAACATCGCCGGCTACAAGGCCGTGATGGTGGCGGCCAACTATTACCAGCGCTTCATGCCGATGCTGATGACCGCCGCCGGCACCGTAAAAGCCGCGCGCGTGCTGATCCTTGGCGCCGGGGTGGCCGGTCTGCAGGCCATCGCCACGGCCAAGCGCCTGGGTGCCGTCATTGAGGCGTCCGATGTGCGCCCGGCTGTGAAAGAGCAGATCGAATCGCTGGGCGCCAAGTTCCTCGACGTGCCGTTCCTGACGGACGAAGAGCGCGAAATCGCGCAAGGCGTCGGCGGCTATGCCCGTCCGATGCCGCCCGACTGGATGCGCCGCCAGGCTGAACTCGTGCACACGCGCGCAACCCAGGCCGACATCGTCATCACCACGGCGCTGATCCCGGGCCGCCGCGCGCCGACGCTGCTGTCCGAAGCCACCGTGCAGGCGATGAAGCCGGGCTCGGTCGTCGTCGATCTGGCGGCGGCGCAAGGCGGCAACTGCCCGCTGACCGAAGCTGACCGCGTGGTCGTCAAGCACGGCGTCACGCTGGTGGGCTATACCAACCTCCCGTCGATGGTGGCGGCCGATGCCTCTGCCCTCTACGCCCGCAACGTGCTCGACTTCCTCAAGCTGATCATCGACAAGGATGGCGGCCTGAACATCAACCGCGAAGACGACATCGTGGCCGCCTGCCTGCTCAGTCAGGCCGGCCAGGTGGTGCGCGCTCCCGCAGCCACGAGCGCCGCCAAATAA
- a CDS encoding YceI family protein — protein MKRFVRPRAIALVAAGALSIAAVSVSAIAQVDAAKSSVTATGKQLGVPMDIKFGKFDAAVNYNPANLAASTAKVDIDVTSVDVGSKEYNDELKKKDWFDTAKYPKATFVSSAFKPGAGGKVDVVGKLTIKGITQDVTAPVTFKQEGANQIFEGALPVKRNVFKVGDGEWKDTSVVSDDVTIKFRVVIAKK, from the coding sequence ATGAAACGTTTTGTGCGCCCCCGCGCCATTGCCCTGGTTGCTGCCGGCGCGCTGTCGATCGCTGCCGTATCGGTATCGGCCATCGCCCAGGTGGATGCCGCCAAGAGCAGCGTCACCGCCACCGGCAAGCAGCTCGGTGTGCCGATGGACATCAAGTTCGGCAAGTTCGACGCCGCCGTCAATTACAACCCAGCCAACCTGGCTGCATCGACGGCCAAGGTCGACATCGATGTCACCAGCGTCGACGTGGGCAGCAAGGAATACAACGACGAACTGAAGAAGAAGGATTGGTTCGACACGGCCAAGTATCCGAAGGCAACGTTCGTGTCGTCCGCATTCAAGCCCGGCGCGGGTGGCAAGGTGGATGTGGTCGGCAAGCTGACCATCAAGGGCATCACGCAGGACGTGACGGCACCCGTGACGTTCAAGCAGGAAGGCGCCAATCAGATCTTTGAAGGTGCGCTGCCGGTCAAGCGCAACGTATTCAAGGTGGGTGATGGTGAGTGGAAGGATACGTCGGTCGTCTCGGACGACGTGACGATCAAGTTCCGCGTTGTCATCGCCAAGAAGTAA
- a CDS encoding glutathione S-transferase → MKLIGSHASPYTRKVRVVLAEKKIDYQFVLEDVWSASTQIHQFNPLGKVPCLVMDDGGALFDSRVIAEYADTLSPVARLIPPSSRERVEVRCWEALADGLLDAALMLRIEHTQRTPEQRSETWLARQTHKIDQALQAMSQGLADKTWCNGNHLTLADIAVGCALAYLDFRQPQIDWRERHANLATFYARIEKRPSFMETQPQ, encoded by the coding sequence ATGAAACTGATCGGATCGCACGCCAGCCCGTACACCCGCAAGGTGCGCGTCGTCCTGGCTGAAAAGAAAATCGACTACCAGTTCGTGCTGGAAGACGTGTGGAGCGCAAGTACGCAGATCCACCAGTTCAACCCGCTGGGCAAGGTGCCCTGCCTGGTGATGGACGACGGCGGCGCCCTGTTCGACTCGCGCGTGATTGCGGAATACGCCGATACGCTGTCGCCGGTGGCGCGCCTCATTCCGCCCTCCAGCCGCGAACGCGTGGAAGTGCGCTGCTGGGAGGCGCTGGCCGACGGCCTGCTCGACGCCGCGCTCATGCTGCGCATCGAACATACGCAGCGCACGCCGGAACAGCGCAGCGAAACGTGGCTCGCGCGCCAGACCCACAAGATCGACCAGGCGCTGCAGGCCATGTCGCAAGGCCTGGCTGACAAGACCTGGTGCAACGGCAATCACCTGACGCTGGCCGACATCGCCGTCGGCTGCGCGCTTGCCTACCTGGATTTCCGCCAACCGCAGATCGACTGGCGCGAACGTCACGCCAACCTGGCGACGTTCTACGCGCGCATTGAAAAGCGGCCGAGTTTCATGGAAACCCAGCCGCAGTGA
- a CDS encoding NUDIX hydrolase produces the protein MNQAVRWKPSVTVAAVIEQDGRFLLVEEHTDVGLRLNQPAGHLDPDESLVDAVAREAMEETAYSFVPTALLGCYMAQFQPPQGDPITYVRMAFTGELGPQDPRRTLDEGIVRTVWMTPDEIRASRERHRSPLLLACVEDYLAGKRYPLDVIHTHASVYGLGGQP, from the coding sequence ATGAACCAAGCTGTCCGCTGGAAACCCAGTGTTACCGTTGCCGCCGTCATCGAACAAGATGGGCGTTTTCTGCTGGTTGAGGAGCACACCGATGTCGGCTTGCGTCTGAACCAGCCTGCCGGCCATCTCGACCCGGACGAAAGCCTGGTCGACGCCGTCGCGCGCGAGGCGATGGAAGAAACCGCGTACAGCTTTGTGCCGACCGCCCTCCTGGGCTGCTACATGGCGCAGTTCCAACCGCCGCAGGGGGATCCGATCACTTATGTGCGGATGGCCTTTACCGGCGAGCTCGGCCCCCAAGACCCGCGCCGCACGCTGGACGAAGGCATCGTCCGCACCGTGTGGATGACGCCGGATGAAATCCGCGCCAGCCGCGAGCGCCATCGCAGCCCGCTGCTGCTCGCCTGCGTGGAAGACTACCTGGCCGGCAAGCGCTATCCGCTCGACGTCATCCATACGCACGCCAGTGTGTACGGGCTGGGAGGACAGCCATGA
- the mnmA gene encoding tRNA 2-thiouridine(34) synthase MnmA: MSKKRIVVGMSGGVDSSVTAWLLKQQGYDVVGLFMKNWEDDDDSEYCSTRQDWIDVVSVADLIGVDVEAVNFAAEYKDRVFADFLREYSAGRTPNPDVLCNAEIKFKAFLDHAMALGADTIATGHYARVREVDGRFELLKAFDHTKDQSYFLHRLNQAQLSRTLFPLGEMPKTKVREIAAEIGLPNAKKKDSTGICFIGERPFRDFLNRYLPTKPGPIKTPDGKTIGEHIGLAFYTLGQRKGIGIGGSRDGNGDAWYVARKDMAANTLYVVQGHDHPWLLAHTVHADDLSWVAGHAPAEGTHLGAKTRYRQADAPCTVERAADGALTLTFPEAQWAVTPGQSAVLYDGEICLGGGIISAAEPAVVEKAIA, from the coding sequence ATGAGCAAGAAGCGCATCGTCGTCGGGATGTCCGGCGGGGTGGATTCGTCCGTCACGGCGTGGCTGCTCAAACAGCAGGGCTACGACGTTGTCGGCCTGTTCATGAAGAACTGGGAAGACGATGACGACAGCGAGTACTGCTCGACCCGACAGGACTGGATCGACGTGGTATCGGTGGCCGACCTGATCGGCGTCGACGTGGAAGCTGTCAACTTTGCCGCCGAGTACAAGGACCGCGTATTTGCGGACTTCCTGCGCGAATATTCGGCCGGCCGCACGCCCAATCCCGACGTGCTGTGCAACGCAGAGATCAAGTTCAAGGCCTTCCTAGATCACGCGATGGCCCTTGGCGCCGACACGATCGCGACCGGGCACTACGCCCGCGTGCGCGAGGTTGACGGCCGCTTCGAACTCCTCAAGGCGTTCGACCACACGAAAGACCAAAGCTACTTCCTGCACCGGCTGAACCAGGCACAGCTCTCGCGCACGCTCTTCCCGCTGGGCGAGATGCCGAAGACGAAGGTGCGTGAGATTGCCGCCGAGATTGGCCTGCCCAACGCCAAGAAGAAGGATTCCACCGGCATCTGCTTTATTGGTGAGCGGCCGTTCCGCGATTTTCTCAACCGCTACCTGCCGACCAAGCCCGGTCCGATCAAGACGCCGGACGGCAAGACCATCGGCGAGCACATCGGCCTGGCGTTCTACACATTGGGACAGCGCAAGGGCATCGGCATCGGCGGCAGCCGCGACGGTAACGGCGATGCTTGGTACGTGGCCCGCAAGGACATGGCGGCCAACACGTTGTACGTGGTGCAGGGTCACGATCACCCGTGGCTGCTGGCGCATACCGTGCACGCCGACGATCTGAGCTGGGTTGCCGGCCACGCGCCCGCCGAAGGCACGCACCTTGGTGCCAAGACGCGTTACCGCCAGGCGGATGCACCTTGCACGGTCGAACGCGCCGCCGATGGCGCGCTCACGCTGACCTTCCCCGAGGCGCAGTGGGCGGTTACGCCGGGTCAATCCGCCGTGCTGTATGACGGTGAAATCTGCCTGGGTGGCGGCATTATTTCGGCGGCTGAACCGGCTGTCGTGGAAAAAGCGATCGCCTGA
- a CDS encoding NAD(P)(+) transhydrogenase (Re/Si-specific) subunit beta — MSMNLVTLLYLLASVCFIQALKGLSHPTTARRGNAFGMTGMAIAAVTTIALIYKLKAEMFAGTESGNSTGFILIFAGLVVGGGIGAYVARTVEMTKMPELVAAMHSLIGLAAVCIAVAAVAEPSAFGITMAGDNVLPLGNRVELFIGTFVGAITFSGSVIAFGKLSGKYKFRLFQGAPVQFAGQHMLNLLLAVAMLGFGILFFLSQSWLPFIIMTAIAFVLGVLIIIPIGGADMPVVVSMLNSYSGWAAAGIGFSLNNPMLIIAGSLVGSSGAILSYIMCKAMNRSFFNVILGGFGSEASAGAAAGGGGQQRPVKSGSPDDAAFLMGNAETVIIVPGYGLAVARAQHALKELTEKLSDKGVTVKYAIHPVAGRMPGHMNVLLAEAEVPYDQVFEMEDINGEFGQADVVLVLGANDVVNPAAKNDPKSPIAGMPILEAYKAKTIIVNKRSMNAGYAGLDNELFYMDKTMMVFGDAKKVVEDMVKSVE, encoded by the coding sequence ATGAGCATGAACCTCGTCACCCTGTTGTACCTGCTGGCGTCGGTGTGCTTCATCCAGGCGCTCAAGGGGCTTTCGCATCCGACCACGGCGCGGCGCGGCAACGCGTTCGGCATGACGGGCATGGCGATCGCCGCCGTCACGACCATCGCGCTCATCTATAAGCTCAAGGCCGAGATGTTTGCGGGCACCGAGAGCGGCAATTCCACGGGTTTCATCCTGATCTTCGCGGGCCTGGTGGTGGGCGGCGGCATCGGCGCCTATGTGGCGCGCACGGTCGAAATGACCAAGATGCCCGAGCTGGTGGCCGCTATGCACTCGCTGATCGGTCTGGCCGCCGTGTGCATTGCCGTGGCCGCCGTGGCCGAACCGTCGGCCTTCGGCATCACGATGGCCGGCGACAACGTGCTGCCGCTGGGCAACCGCGTGGAGCTGTTCATCGGCACGTTCGTCGGCGCCATCACGTTCTCGGGCTCGGTCATCGCCTTCGGCAAGCTGTCGGGCAAGTACAAGTTCCGACTGTTCCAGGGCGCGCCGGTGCAGTTTGCCGGCCAGCACATGCTGAACCTGTTGCTGGCGGTGGCCATGCTCGGCTTCGGCATCCTGTTCTTCCTGAGCCAAAGCTGGCTGCCGTTCATCATCATGACGGCCATCGCCTTTGTGCTGGGTGTGCTGATCATCATCCCGATCGGCGGCGCCGACATGCCGGTGGTGGTGTCGATGCTGAACTCGTATTCGGGCTGGGCGGCGGCGGGCATCGGCTTCTCGCTCAACAACCCGATGCTGATCATCGCTGGCTCGCTGGTGGGTTCGTCCGGTGCAATTCTGTCTTACATCATGTGCAAGGCGATGAACCGGTCGTTCTTCAACGTGATCCTGGGCGGCTTCGGTTCCGAAGCATCCGCCGGGGCCGCAGCGGGTGGCGGCGGGCAGCAGCGACCGGTCAAATCGGGTTCGCCCGATGATGCTGCGTTCCTCATGGGCAACGCCGAAACGGTCATCATCGTTCCGGGTTACGGTCTGGCCGTGGCACGCGCGCAGCACGCCCTGAAGGAGCTGACCGAAAAGCTGTCGGACAAGGGCGTGACAGTTAAATACGCGATCCACCCGGTCGCAGGCCGCATGCCGGGCCATATGAATGTGCTGCTGGCCGAAGCCGAAGTGCCGTACGACCAGGTCTTCGAGATGGAAGACATCAACGGTGAGTTCGGCCAGGCCGACGTGGTGCTCGTGCTGGGCGCCAACGACGTGGTCAACCCGGCCGCCAAGAACGATCCGAAGTCGCCCATTGCCGGCATGCCGATCCTGGAAGCCTACAAGGCCAAGACGATCATCGTGAACAAGCGCTCGATGAACGCCGGCTACGCCGGGCTCGACAACGAGCTGTTCTACATGGACAAGACGATGATGGTATTTGGCGATGCCAAAAAGGTCGTCGAAGACATGGTGAAATCTGTCGAGTAA
- the purB gene encoding adenylosuccinate lyase produces the protein MSSLSALTALSPIDGRYAAKADPLREWLSEAAFMRNRVKVEVHWLIALSQAGLAEIPRFSAAAEGALLALVENFAEADAARIKEIEAVTNHDVKAVEYWMKERARGNAELEAASEFIHFACTSEDINNTSHGMMLKGARDTVIVPTLRRVQARLVELAHANADVPMLSRTHGQPASPTTLGKEMANVAARLDRAIRRIEAVELLGKMNGAVGNYNAHLSAYPSLDWEAFSKNVIETRLGLTFNPYTIQIEPHDYMAELFDAVARANTIILDLDRDVWGYISQGYFKQKTKAGEIGSSTMPHKVNPIDFENSEGNVGLANAVLRHLSEKLPVSRWQRDLTDSTVLRNIGVAFGYSLLAYDACLRGLGKLETNPARLAEDLDACWEVLAEPVQTVMRRYGIANPYEQLKELTRGKGISREALREFIGTLAIPEDARKRLLDMTPGSYIGKAEELARRIA, from the coding sequence ATGTCGTCGCTTTCTGCCCTGACCGCTCTGTCTCCCATCGATGGCCGCTACGCTGCCAAGGCCGATCCGCTGCGCGAGTGGCTGTCGGAAGCCGCTTTCATGCGCAATCGCGTGAAGGTGGAGGTGCACTGGTTGATCGCCCTGTCGCAGGCCGGCCTGGCCGAGATCCCGCGTTTCTCGGCGGCCGCCGAGGGCGCCCTGTTGGCCCTGGTCGAAAACTTTGCCGAGGCAGACGCCGCCCGCATCAAAGAGATCGAAGCCGTCACCAACCATGACGTGAAGGCCGTCGAATACTGGATGAAGGAGCGCGCGCGCGGCAACGCCGAGCTGGAAGCCGCCAGCGAGTTCATCCACTTCGCCTGCACGTCGGAAGACATCAACAACACCTCGCACGGGATGATGCTCAAGGGCGCGCGCGACACCGTGATCGTGCCGACGCTGCGCCGTGTGCAGGCGCGCCTGGTGGAACTTGCCCACGCCAACGCCGATGTGCCGATGCTCTCGCGCACGCATGGCCAGCCGGCCAGCCCGACCACGCTGGGCAAGGAAATGGCCAACGTGGCCGCCCGCCTGGACCGCGCCATCCGCCGCATCGAAGCCGTGGAGCTGCTGGGCAAGATGAACGGCGCCGTGGGCAACTACAACGCGCATCTGTCGGCGTATCCGTCGCTCGACTGGGAAGCCTTCTCGAAGAACGTGATCGAGACCCGTCTGGGCCTGACGTTCAACCCGTACACGATCCAGATCGAACCGCACGACTACATGGCCGAGCTGTTCGACGCCGTGGCGCGCGCCAACACGATCATCCTGGATCTGGACCGCGACGTCTGGGGCTACATCTCGCAGGGCTACTTCAAGCAGAAGACCAAGGCCGGCGAGATCGGCTCGTCGACCATGCCGCACAAGGTCAACCCGATCGACTTCGAAAATTCTGAAGGCAACGTCGGCCTGGCCAACGCGGTGCTGCGTCATCTGTCGGAAAAGCTGCCCGTGTCGCGTTGGCAGCGTGACCTGACCGATTCGACCGTGCTGCGCAACATCGGCGTGGCCTTCGGCTATAGCCTGCTGGCCTACGACGCGTGCCTGCGCGGTTTGGGCAAGTTGGAAACCAACCCGGCCCGCTTGGCCGAAGACCTGGACGCCTGCTGGGAAGTGCTGGCCGAGCCGGTGCAGACCGTGATGCGCCGCTACGGCATCGCCAATCCGTACGAGCAGCTCAAGGAACTGACGCGCGGCAAGGGCATTTCGCGCGAGGCGCTGCGTGAGTTCATCGGCACGCTGGCGATTCCCGAAGACGCCCGCAAGCGGCTGCTCGACATGACCCCCGGTAGCTACATCGGCAAGGCGGAAGAACTGGCACGCCGTATCGCCTGA
- a CDS encoding NAD(P) transhydrogenase subunit alpha — MELVNHTVINLIIFVLAIYVGYHVVWTVTPALHTPLMAVTNAISAIIIVGAMLAAGLTQTGLGRTMGVVAVALAAVNVFGGFLVTQRMLEMFKKKEPKAKGGQSEGAKQ; from the coding sequence ATGGAGCTGGTCAATCACACGGTGATCAATCTGATCATCTTCGTGCTGGCGATCTACGTCGGCTACCACGTGGTCTGGACGGTCACGCCGGCGCTGCATACGCCGCTGATGGCCGTGACGAATGCCATTTCGGCCATCATCATCGTCGGCGCCATGCTGGCAGCCGGCCTGACGCAGACGGGTCTGGGTCGCACGATGGGCGTGGTGGCGGTGGCATTGGCAGCGGTCAACGTGTTTGGCGGCTTCCTCGTCACCCAGCGCATGCTTGAGATGTTCAAGAAGAAAGAGCCGAAGGCCAAGGGCGGCCAGAGCGAGGGAGCCAAGCAATGA
- a CDS encoding response regulator, whose protein sequence is MQQDSALPVYFHPTLTVVVDDSQSFVESLGFQMDPSRALLAFNDPEEALAWLRQWHSLRMPGFLPVRVTHDDLTFSTERRTIQLDVDRVYRQIHEVNRFLQPSVIVVDYSMPRMNGLEFCAKLKDLPCMTILLTGMADENIAVQGFNDGLIDRYIKKDNPAMAERLNAEIEALQVRYFSNLSSTLRDLLSRHSFSFLSDPAITRLVRELSSRYRFIEYYLYPHPAGVLLLTADGRATLMVIETNASMLTHLENAEAYNAPDALLKGLHDKQIVPFFWPGDGMYTPACVEWEQYCLPAEVCQGREPYYYALFDMPSHLLPAQVYSYTQFLTNYKQDPDALTGRKSR, encoded by the coding sequence ATGCAACAGGACAGCGCCCTGCCGGTCTATTTCCACCCTACCCTGACGGTGGTGGTCGACGACAGCCAATCGTTCGTGGAAAGCCTCGGGTTCCAGATGGACCCATCGCGTGCGCTGCTGGCCTTCAATGATCCGGAAGAGGCGCTGGCGTGGCTGCGCCAGTGGCACTCGCTTCGCATGCCGGGCTTCCTGCCGGTGCGCGTCACCCACGATGATCTGACCTTCTCAACCGAGCGCCGCACCATCCAACTCGACGTCGACCGCGTCTACCGTCAGATTCACGAGGTCAACCGCTTCCTTCAGCCCTCGGTCATCGTGGTGGATTACTCCATGCCGCGCATGAATGGGCTGGAGTTCTGCGCCAAGCTCAAAGATCTGCCGTGCATGACGATCCTGCTCACCGGCATGGCCGACGAGAACATCGCCGTGCAGGGTTTCAACGACGGCCTGATCGACCGCTACATCAAGAAAGACAATCCGGCGATGGCGGAGCGGCTCAATGCGGAAATCGAAGCACTGCAGGTGCGCTACTTCAGCAACCTGTCGAGCACATTGCGCGATCTGCTGTCGCGCCACTCGTTCAGCTTTCTCTCGGACCCGGCCATCACACGGCTCGTGCGCGAGCTGTCCTCGCGCTACCGCTTCATCGAGTACTACCTGTATCCGCACCCCGCCGGCGTCCTGCTGCTCACGGCCGATGGGCGCGCTACGCTCATGGTCATCGAGACCAACGCGAGCATGCTCACGCACCTGGAAAACGCCGAGGCGTACAACGCGCCCGATGCGCTGCTCAAGGGCCTGCACGACAAGCAGATCGTCCCGTTCTTCTGGCCCGGCGACGGCATGTACACCCCGGCCTGTGTGGAGTGGGAACAATATTGCTTGCCCGCGGAGGTATGCCAGGGGCGCGAGCCGTACTACTACGCGCTGTTCGACATGCCCAGCCACCTGCTGCCGGCACAGGTCTACAGTTACACCCAGTTCCTCACCAACTACAAACAAGATCCGGACGCGCTCACCGGCCGCAAATCACGCTGA
- the panD gene encoding aspartate 1-decarboxylase, protein MQRNMLRAKLHRATVTQADLDYEGSCGIDEDLLDAADMREYEKIELYNVNNGERFSTYIIKGKRGSGEISLNGAAARRAHVGDLLIICTYAPMNEEEVASYKPKVVLLGEGNKIKAIKET, encoded by the coding sequence ATGCAACGCAACATGCTTCGCGCCAAGCTGCACCGCGCGACGGTCACCCAGGCCGATCTCGACTACGAAGGCTCCTGCGGCATCGACGAGGACCTCCTCGACGCCGCCGACATGCGCGAATACGAAAAGATCGAGCTGTACAACGTCAACAACGGCGAGCGTTTCTCCACCTACATCATCAAGGGCAAGCGCGGCTCGGGCGAGATCTCGCTCAACGGCGCCGCTGCACGCCGCGCCCACGTCGGCGACCTGCTGATCATCTGCACCTATGCGCCGATGAACGAAGAAGAAGTCGCCAGCTACAAGCCCAAAGTCGTGCTACTGGGCGAGGGCAACAAGATCAAGGCCATCAAGGAAACCTGA
- a CDS encoding FMN-binding glutamate synthase family protein — MLPRRYWAFAGVVLLFAVTAGFAVAGRLHWVCAVIPGMFVILGVHDITQTRHSVLRNYPLWGHFRFLFEFIRPEIRQYFVEDDTDEKPFSRAQRSIVYQRAKGEVDSRPFGTEVDVKVAGHEWIGHSLAPTRIASSDFRVMVGEGRAKPYSMSVFNISAMSFGALSGNAIRALNRGARLGNFIHDTGEGSISPYHREEGGDLIWEVASGYFGCRDANGRFDPDRFAEQARSPQVKMIEVKLSQGAKPGHGGVLPAAKVTPEIAATRGIQIGKDCISPAAHSEFSTPLGLLQFVDRLRTLSGGKPTGFKLCIGHPWEFFGIVKAMLESGILPDFIVVDGAEGGTGAAPLEFTDHVGTPLQEGLLLVHNTLVGTNLRDKIKIGASGKIVTAFDVARTLAMGADWCNAARGFMFALGCIQAQKCHTDRCPTGVATQDASRQKALVVPDKAERVHQYHAHTLHALLELTQAAGLQHPADFRAHHIVRRVSGNEVQLLSALLKYLEPGDLLAGRYRFQLYERYWPMAQAERFDPVAV; from the coding sequence ATGCTGCCACGTCGCTACTGGGCCTTCGCGGGCGTTGTGCTGTTGTTTGCCGTCACTGCGGGGTTTGCGGTAGCAGGGCGCCTGCATTGGGTGTGCGCGGTCATTCCAGGCATGTTCGTCATCCTGGGCGTGCACGACATCACGCAGACGCGCCATTCGGTGCTGCGCAATTACCCGCTCTGGGGCCATTTCCGCTTCCTGTTCGAGTTCATTCGCCCGGAAATCCGCCAGTACTTCGTTGAAGACGACACCGACGAAAAACCGTTCTCGCGCGCCCAGCGCAGCATCGTGTATCAGCGCGCCAAGGGCGAAGTCGATAGCCGTCCGTTTGGTACCGAAGTCGATGTGAAGGTGGCGGGGCACGAATGGATCGGCCACTCGCTGGCGCCCACGCGCATTGCCTCGTCAGACTTTCGCGTGATGGTGGGCGAGGGCCGCGCCAAGCCGTATTCGATGTCCGTGTTCAACATCTCGGCGATGAGCTTCGGGGCGCTATCGGGCAATGCCATTCGCGCGCTCAACCGTGGCGCGAGGCTCGGCAACTTCATCCATGACACCGGCGAGGGTTCGATCTCGCCATACCACCGTGAAGAAGGCGGCGACCTGATCTGGGAAGTCGCCTCTGGCTACTTCGGCTGCCGTGATGCCAATGGCCGGTTTGATCCGGACCGCTTTGCCGAACAGGCGCGCAGCCCGCAGGTGAAGATGATCGAGGTGAAGCTGTCGCAGGGCGCCAAGCCGGGCCACGGTGGCGTCTTGCCTGCCGCCAAGGTGACGCCCGAGATTGCGGCCACGCGCGGCATTCAGATCGGCAAGGACTGCATTTCGCCCGCCGCGCATTCGGAGTTCAGCACGCCGCTGGGTCTGCTGCAGTTTGTGGACCGGCTGCGCACGCTATCCGGCGGCAAGCCCACTGGCTTCAAGCTATGCATCGGGCATCCGTGGGAGTTCTTCGGCATCGTCAAAGCGATGCTCGAGTCGGGCATCTTGCCGGACTTCATCGTCGTTGACGGCGCGGAGGGCGGCACGGGCGCGGCACCGCTCGAATTCACAGACCACGTCGGCACGCCGCTGCAGGAAGGGCTGCTGCTGGTGCACAACACGCTGGTCGGCACCAACCTGCGCGACAAGATCAAGATTGGCGCGTCGGGCAAGATCGTCACGGCGTTCGACGTGGCCCGCACGCTGGCGATGGGTGCCGACTGGTGCAACGCTGCGCGCGGCTTCATGTTTGCGCTGGGCTGCATCCAGGCGCAGAAGTGCCACACCGACCGCTGCCCGACCGGCGTAGCGACACAAGACGCTTCTCGTCAGAAGGCGCTGGTGGTGCCGGACAAGGCCGAGCGCGTGCATCAATATCACGCGCACACGTTGCACGCGCTGCTGGAATTGACGCAGGCAGCCGGCCTGCAGCATCCGGCAGATTTTCGCGCGCACCACATCGTGCGGCGCGTGTCGGGCAACGAGGTGCAGTTGCTTTCCGCGCTGCTCAAGTACTTGGAACCCGGCGACCTGCTCGCCGGGCGGTATCGCTTTCAGCTGTACGAACGCTACTGGCCGATGGCCCAGGCCGAGCGGTTTGATCCGGTGGCCGTGTAA
- a CDS encoding cytochrome b translates to MSQAAHSNLAMRGAADHGAYAKPAIAMHWIVALLIFAAFGLGLYMTDIPGFTPTKLKLFSYHKWIGITVLIFAVLRVLWRLTHPAPGPVPGMPKWQHAAAEAAHVGLYLLILAVPLTGYLLSVAAGVKVVYLGLWELPMPFDKSDALKDIFSMAHEWLNWSMAAIVVLHILAALKHHVVDRDGTLRRMAPFLR, encoded by the coding sequence ATGTCACAAGCCGCCCACTCGAATCTCGCCATGCGCGGCGCCGCTGACCACGGCGCCTATGCCAAACCCGCGATTGCGATGCACTGGATCGTCGCTCTGCTGATCTTCGCGGCCTTTGGGCTCGGTCTGTACATGACCGATATCCCAGGCTTTACGCCCACCAAGCTGAAGCTGTTCTCGTATCACAAGTGGATCGGCATCACTGTGCTGATCTTTGCGGTGCTCCGTGTGCTGTGGCGCCTGACGCACCCCGCCCCAGGGCCCGTGCCGGGCATGCCGAAGTGGCAGCACGCTGCCGCGGAAGCCGCACACGTCGGGCTGTATCTGCTGATTCTTGCTGTGCCGTTGACCGGTTATCTGCTGAGCGTCGCAGCCGGCGTCAAGGTCGTCTATCTCGGCCTGTGGGAACTGCCGATGCCATTCGACAAGAGCGATGCGCTGAAGGACATCTTCAGCATGGCGCACGAATGGCTGAACTGGAGCATGGCGGCCATCGTCGTGCTGCACATTCTGGCTGCGCTCAAGCACCACGTCGTCGATCGTGACGGCACGCTGCGCCGCATGGCGCCTTTCCTCCGCTGA